The segment AATAATGGTCTCCATTCTTTGCACGATTTTTTACAATCGCATTCCAAGGACGACCGGATTGAACAGTGTCCCAAAGGTCCTCGTAAACTGCAGGTGGTATATCAGGATGACGGACAATATTATGAGGTTGGCCCAACATCTCTTCTTCCGAAAAACCGCTTACATCCGCAAAGTCTTTGGAAACATAAGTGATCTTACCTTTTGAATCGGTTCTGGAAATAATTACGGCCGATTCAGCGAACTGAATTTCCCGGCCTGTAATAGGTAGGTTCTTTCTCATATTTTCAGTAATTTTTTGAAGTCAAGTTTGGTATAGTGAATTTAGGAAAGTCGTTCGTTGATTTAAATAAATCCGAATTTTAAAGAGAAATAATTCTGAAAAGATTTGCTGAAAATATAATACTTTCGGTTTATTTTATAGAAGAATCTATCTTAAAAACCGACCGCAATCCTACTTTATAAAAACAAGATATGCTTGGATACAACCAGCGATACCACCAAGAAATGCGCCTAAACTAATCAGGGTAGGCTCATCTTCTTTAAAGACTGAATGCAAAAGATGTTCGAATTCTTCCGGAGGTAGTATACTTAAATTTTCGAAGACCAATTTTTCGATCTCTAATCTCTCTTCGATATAATCTTTCATTTTGTCTGCAGTTTCAGGCACCAGTTCTAGAATAGAATTTGCGATCTTCTCCTTCAATTCTTCTAACTTTTTAGAGCCTAAAATCAAAGAAGCATATGGGATTTTTTTCTTTAATTTCTCATCCATCAATTCTTTGGATTTGGAAAGAAGTTCCGTAATGATCAAGTCTCCTCCTTTCCCTTTGAAGATCACTCCTATCAAACTTTCGGGATCTAAAATTTTGGAAGCTACCACAGATGCAAATTCTCTGGAAACATCTATCTGTCTTTTTAAGAAAAGTCCTTGGTATTTGAAAAATAAAAAGTTTTTAGGCTGCAATGGAGAGAAGATCATAAGGATCGCCAGCCAGTTAGTAATATAACCTACAAAAACTCCCATGATGGGCATGGTCCACCATTGGTTTAAATATGCGATGAACAAGACTTGGATACATCCAATCAAAAACCCGAAATAGATTCCGGAACGAACGATAAATCTAAATTCAGGACCTCCACATCTTCTGAAAATTTCCGAAAGGACATTTGCATTCTCTCCCGAAAGGGACTCTTTTATTAAATCACCAATACCTAATATACTTTCCAGGTTCTTGCCGAAAGAAGTATAAATTTCTTCTATCTTTTTCGGAATATCTTCGCGAATCTCTTTTTCTAAAATTTGTTTTGCTTCTTCCGGAACCATGGACCAGATCACTGGATTGTCTGCAAAAAATAGTTCTTTGACTATAGAAGATGATTTCTCTCCGATCCTATCTCGGATCAGATCTGAAATTTGTACCGGGTCTATCTTTTTATACAGATCATAAGGTCGGATCAATCTTTCCATCATCACATCCGAAATAAGCCCTGCCATTTTCTGAGAATGCCTTGGAATGATTCCTTGCCAGCCTAATATTCCGTAACCTCTGAACCTAATCGGGTAAAAAATCATTTGAACAGCGATATAGTTTGTGATCCAACCCACAAATGAGCAGGTGACCAAAATCGAAATGATCTCGATCGTTGTACCGTGAACTGAATCGAAAGATTGCATCGGGCAGAGTTTTACGAATTTGAAAATTCGATTCAAGAAAAATTCAATACTTATTATACTAGTAAAATTGTATTAATCCTATGGGGTCCAGGGTTTCTTTTTTCATTTCTCTCTCTTTTCATGCGGTTCTATTTTTATCTTACTATTTGATCCGAAATCTGAACCCTGAAAATTTTTCGGAACAGATTAAACTCAGTCTTAGCAAGGGACAGATTCCAAGCTTACATTTTTCACTCCCTAAAAATCCAGGAGAAGGCCCAGATATTTCTTCTAACTCCGGCCTTGCAGGAACACCGGAGGCAGAGATTGAAAGATTTAAAAACGAGATCCATTTTCCTCCGGAAGCCTTGGAACAAAGATTGGAATCCGATTGTTCATGGGAAGTTATGATCGGAGCCAACGGAGTCGCTAAACGAATCACCACTATCAAACCATGCAAATATAAGGTTTTCGAGACACATTTTAAAAGATCGGTTTCTAGCTGGAAATTTCAACTACCGGAAGGAAACATCATAATTATTCCGGTATCCTTTCGTATTGAATCAGATGAGTGAATCTTTTAAATCATGGTATGCAATTTATACCAACTCCAGAACAGAGAAGAAGGTAGCGTTAGAACTTTCGAAAAAGGGAATAACCCAATACTTGCCGATTATCTCGACCAAAAAACAATGGTCTGATCGGATTAAAACTGTTCTGGTACCTGTTTTTCCTTCTTATGTATTCGTAAAAATTGATATAAGAACAGAAAAGCTAAAAGTCCTGGAGACCTCAGGAGTAGTAAGATTCGTTTCGATTGGGGAAACTCCTCTTGTAATCGAAGAGAACGATATCGAGACAATCCGCCAGCTTGTAACCGAGTATCCGGATAGGATCAAAATCGAAAGGGAAAAGATGCTGGCTCCGGGTAAAAAGGTACTGATCAGAAGTGGACCTTTTAAAGATAGAAAGGCCAGAGTAGTTCGAAAAGGAAGTAAATCGTCTATTTTTGTTTCTATTTCCGGAATGGATACTACGGTATCCTTGGAATTGGATTCGGAACTATTGGAAACGGACGAGGAGAATTAGAAGTGGGAAATACATTAGATAAAGTTAAAAAAGCTTTGGACACCGAGATCGAAGCAATCCTTCATTTTAGAGAGAACCTAGATCCAAATGTTGAAAAAGCGGTAGAGCTGATCTTCCAATCCAAAGGTAAGGTAATCGTAACCGGTGTTGGAAAGTCGGGAGACGTAGGTAAAAAGATCGCATCTACGTTATCTTCTACAGGGACTCCTTCTTATTTTCTTCATCCATCCGATGCAGCGCATGGTGATGCAGGAATTTTAGCACAAGGCGACGTTGTCATCGCAATCGGTAAGAGCGGAGAAAGCGAAGAATTACTCAACCTTCTTCCTACCATAAAAAGTATAGGTGCCAAATTGGTAGGATTAACTGCGAACCCTCAATCCAGATTGGCCTTGGACTGTGATATTGTAATCTTAACTCCTGTATTAAAAGAAGCATGTCCTCTTGAACTTGCACCAACTTCCAGTACAACAATCGCATTGATGTTGGGAGATGCGATCGCAATGGCATTGATGGAACTTAGAAATTTCCAGAAAGAGGATTTTGCATTATATCATCCTGCTGGAAGACTTGGAAAAAGATTATCCCTGAAAGTCGACGATGTAATGAGAAAGGGAGACAAACTTGCAAAGGTAAACTCCGATGCAAGTTTAGAAGAAGTTCTTTCCGAGATCACAACTAAACTCGTGGGCGCAACAGGAGTTGTAGATCCAAACGGTAAATTGATCGGATTCGTAACAGATTACGATATTAGAAGATTATTAAACGCAGGGAAGCTCGACAAATCCATCAAAGCAAAGGAATTGATGAACCCAAAACCGACCGTATTCGAAAGCGGAATCATGGCTTATGATGTTTTACAATCCATGGAAAGAAGAGAAAAGCCTATTTCAGTAGCGCCAATTGTTTCCAATAATGGAACCTTGCTTGGTATCGTTTCTATCCACGACCTTTTACAAAAAGGACTTTGATTCTAGATGAGCCAAAACGACTCTCAAAAAATACGGATCATTCTTACCTTGAATGAAGAAGAGTTTTTTGGACTAAAAATTCTTCCGGAGGCCGATTTTTTAGAGATCCGTTTGGACCAATTCCATTCCGGCAAGGATACCCCGGAAAAAATCCTAGTTAAAATAAAAGAACTAAACGCATCTTGCGTATTCACTTATAGGCAACCGGAAGATTCTAGTCTGCAAAGTCTAGGGGTTTGGAATCGGGAAAACATTGCACCTTTGCTTTCCGGATTAGAATCAGGAAAACATTATATAGATCTGGAACTGGACAAGGATAATCCTGTGTTTAACGGAATTGACGAAGATCGTTTCGGGATCATTCGTTCCGTACATAGTTTTTCAGGAATTCCCGATTTCGAAGAATTATTATTTTTCTTACGACCCGTTGCAGAAGAAGTTTTAGCGACTGTTAAGTCTGATCTTCCTTTCCAAAGGATTTTTAAGATAGCAGCACTTCCTAAGAACAAGGACGAATCTGAGGAATTCCAACATTCTGCTTTAAAACTTTCAAAACTTTGTGCTAAACAGAATATTCCAATCGGCTTCTGCGGGATTTTAATGGGAGAATCCGGAAAAGAATTCAGGATCTTTCCTGAAAAAATAGGATCTCAATTTACTTATTGTTGTTTGGGAGAACCGAAGGCCCCAGGCCAAGTGGATTTGGAAACGGTCCTTTCTAAAAGAAAATAAACGACTAATCCCTGTCTTGGGAATCATCGTCTTCTTTATCATCTTCCGATTTTTTATGATCTCTGGTTCCAGCTCTAGTTTCTAAGAATGTTTTGAAACCTTCATCGGCTCTGAATTTTTTGAATGCCTTATCTTTTTCCGCAGATACCCAGTAAGAAGATTTTATGCTTCCGGATTTCTTAATGTAAGTCATTGTTCTTTCTTGGTCATTCTTCTCTGCGTAACATTTTGCTAAAAGATAATAGGCTCCAGCAGAATCCTCTACCTTTTCCAAATGATTAATCGCTTTTTCTACGGAGCCAGTATAAAGATAAGTTTTGCCTAAGTAGAAATTATATTCTCTGATTTCTTCTTCGTCCGGTTGAACTGCGTGAAAATATTTGAGAGCCTTATCGTAATTTCCGTTATTTGTATAATATCTGGCGAGTTTTAAGATACCGTCGTAATATACATCCGGTAGGTCTTTCAGTTCCGGATTTTCTTTTTCGATGGCGGCACCGATCTCTTTCAGAAGATCATAACCTTCTTCCTTTTTGCCGATCTGTATCTTGCAGAGGCCGATATACATCCGGATCTCTCTGGTTTTTTCTCCGTATTCGAGTGCTTTTTCGGCGGTTTTAATCGCGTTATCACAATCCTTTTGCTGCCACTTAATTTTAGTTAAGCCGATCAAAGGAAGAACTGTATGTTTATTTGCATGCGCTTTTCGATAATACTTGGAAGCTTCTTCGAAATTTTTCTTTTTATGATAAGCGGCTGCTTGGGTCAGATGTGTGTAATAAAGTAATTTTTCCCTTTCGGAAGGGATCTTAGGTTCTATACGATTTAGAACGGAAAGTGCATCATCGTAATTTCCCACTCGCACGAGCAGGGCGCCGTACTTATAGCCATACTCTACATTCTCCGGTTCATTCT is part of the Leptospira neocaledonica genome and harbors:
- a CDS encoding DUF445 domain-containing protein; this encodes MQSFDSVHGTTIEIISILVTCSFVGWITNYIAVQMIFYPIRFRGYGILGWQGIIPRHSQKMAGLISDVMMERLIRPYDLYKKIDPVQISDLIRDRIGEKSSSIVKELFFADNPVIWSMVPEEAKQILEKEIREDIPKKIEEIYTSFGKNLESILGIGDLIKESLSGENANVLSEIFRRCGGPEFRFIVRSGIYFGFLIGCIQVLFIAYLNQWWTMPIMGVFVGYITNWLAILMIFSPLQPKNFLFFKYQGLFLKRQIDVSREFASVVASKILDPESLIGVIFKGKGGDLIITELLSKSKELMDEKLKKKIPYASLILGSKKLEELKEKIANSILELVPETADKMKDYIEERLEIEKLVFENLSILPPEEFEHLLHSVFKEDEPTLISLGAFLGGIAGCIQAYLVFIK
- a CDS encoding LIC_10042 family TonB-like protein, whose translation is MGSRVSFFISLSFHAVLFLSYYLIRNLNPENFSEQIKLSLSKGQIPSLHFSLPKNPGEGPDISSNSGLAGTPEAEIERFKNEIHFPPEALEQRLESDCSWEVMIGANGVAKRITTIKPCKYKVFETHFKRSVSSWKFQLPEGNIIIIPVSFRIESDE
- a CDS encoding UpxY family transcription antiterminator, giving the protein MSESFKSWYAIYTNSRTEKKVALELSKKGITQYLPIISTKKQWSDRIKTVLVPVFPSYVFVKIDIRTEKLKVLETSGVVRFVSIGETPLVIEENDIETIRQLVTEYPDRIKIEREKMLAPGKKVLIRSGPFKDRKARVVRKGSKSSIFVSISGMDTTVSLELDSELLETDEEN
- a CDS encoding KpsF/GutQ family sugar-phosphate isomerase, with the protein product MGNTLDKVKKALDTEIEAILHFRENLDPNVEKAVELIFQSKGKVIVTGVGKSGDVGKKIASTLSSTGTPSYFLHPSDAAHGDAGILAQGDVVIAIGKSGESEELLNLLPTIKSIGAKLVGLTANPQSRLALDCDIVILTPVLKEACPLELAPTSSTTIALMLGDAIAMALMELRNFQKEDFALYHPAGRLGKRLSLKVDDVMRKGDKLAKVNSDASLEEVLSEITTKLVGATGVVDPNGKLIGFVTDYDIRRLLNAGKLDKSIKAKELMNPKPTVFESGIMAYDVLQSMERREKPISVAPIVSNNGTLLGIVSIHDLLQKGL
- a CDS encoding type I 3-dehydroquinate dehydratase produces the protein MSQNDSQKIRIILTLNEEEFFGLKILPEADFLEIRLDQFHSGKDTPEKILVKIKELNASCVFTYRQPEDSSLQSLGVWNRENIAPLLSGLESGKHYIDLELDKDNPVFNGIDEDRFGIIRSVHSFSGIPDFEELLFFLRPVAEEVLATVKSDLPFQRIFKIAALPKNKDESEEFQHSALKLSKLCAKQNIPIGFCGILMGESGKEFRIFPEKIGSQFTYCCLGEPKAPGQVDLETVLSKRK
- a CDS encoding tetratricopeptide repeat protein gives rise to the protein MARPFFSFLICFSILFFSNSVFADLKEGKKAYSRKDYTEALKQFQKYNDGNPSSGEAWMYIGYIYESRKDYTKSIQAFKKAVGLNLPKKDLVNSLTKIILYHNYQRDYGEVISYSNRLLKIDPDLSHIQKIRAAAEERYSSGGSYRKPVYHEEEPEQESVSSLEKKLKQDPNNKEILWSLALAYYNEKEFAKSESILSGLVKNEPENVEYGYKYGALLVRVGNYDDALSVLNRIEPKIPSEREKLLYYTHLTQAAAYHKKKNFEEASKYYRKAHANKHTVLPLIGLTKIKWQQKDCDNAIKTAEKALEYGEKTREIRMYIGLCKIQIGKKEEGYDLLKEIGAAIEKENPELKDLPDVYYDGILKLARYYTNNGNYDKALKYFHAVQPDEEEIREYNFYLGKTYLYTGSVEKAINHLEKVEDSAGAYYLLAKCYAEKNDQERTMTYIKKSGSIKSSYWVSAEKDKAFKKFRADEGFKTFLETRAGTRDHKKSEDDKEDDDSQDRD